The following proteins are encoded in a genomic region of Liolophura sinensis isolate JHLJ2023 chromosome 7, CUHK_Ljap_v2, whole genome shotgun sequence:
- the LOC135470124 gene encoding protein-serine O-palmitoleoyltransferase porcupine-like, which translates to MDDMYYDGDLSEEELLQAYYNGELDPDVAEELLKYYNQEPYEQERLPLWDLMEKCVIPTWSQTAHSVLPLLVMCFMYKMMTFFLSQNDDVNDEENEGGWVFSRSVLHITCAIFGLSALHLFFDYSLIFLVIYDALSFTMLTLTCWKFKGFSGMFLSIFTVAYLLSCELIFADPILWHKIRGSQMILSMKVISLAFDLDNNTIIKTPSIWAFIGYSFHVGSVIFGPWFSYAEYQRASSQQSISIAWIKKILLSSVLAILCVVVSTCLIPWLILNGTSDWLEAYRDAQSFRFSHYFVSFMSEVTVVVSGIGYSVSCGLEAWDIAVARPWNIELPRSLVDVVTNWNLPMHTWLRFYVFKTVKPAGNFAAVLFTYAASSLLHGLNFQLAAVLLSLGFYTYVEFVFRSKLSRIFDACVQARRCKPDCGHSFKRLHPFVIITNLAFGGVAVFHLAYLGLMFDSSPEEETGYTMWHTVGKWANLDYASHWFALGTFVFHILI; encoded by the exons ATGGATGACATGTACTATGATGGTGATCTCAGTGAAGAGGAACTCTTGCAGGCCTATTATAATGGAGAGCTGGATCCTGACGTAGCAGAGGAGCTACTCAAATATTACAACCAGGAGCCGTATGAACAGGAGAGGTTGCCATTATGGGATCTCATGGAGAAATGTGTTATCCCAACATGGTCTCAAACAGCCCACTCAGTCCTGCCTCTTTTGGTCATGTGCTTCATGTACAAAATGATGACCTTCTTTCTTTCTCAGAATG ATGATGTCAATGATGAGGAGAATGAAGGAGGCTGGGTATTTTCCAGATCTGTTCTTCACATCACTTGTGCCATATTTGGCCTCTCAGCTCTCCACCTGTTTTTTGATTACAGCCTAATCTTCCTGGTTATCTATGATGCTTTGTCTTTCACAATGCTGACCTTGACATGCTGGAAGTTTAAGGGTTTCTCTGGCATGTTTCTCTCCATTTTCACAGTGGCTTATTTACTGTCATG TGAATTGATATTCGCTGATCCAATACTGTGGCACAAAATAAGAG GCTCACAAATGATATTGTCAATGAAGGTTATCTCTCTGGCATTTGACCTTGACAATAACACAATCATTAAGACACCCAGTATTTGGGCTTTCATTGGTTACTCCTTTCATGTTGGTTCTGTGATATTTGGACCTTGGTTCAGTTATGCTGAATACCAAAGAGCTTCATCTCAACAAAGTatt agcATAGCTTGGATAAAGAAAATACTCCTGAGTTCTGTCTTGGCTATTCTGTGTGTAGTTGTCTCCACTTGTTTGATTCCATGGCTGATTTTAAATGGGACATCAGA TTGGTTGGAGGCTTATCGGGATGCACAGTCATTTCGGTTTAGTCACTATTTTGTTAGCTTCATGTCTGAAGTCACAGTTGTGGTCAGTGGGATTGGGTATTCAGTCAGCTGTGGTTTGGAAGCATG gGATATAGCAGTAGCTCGTCCATGGAATATAGAACTACCCCGCTCTCTTGTTGACGTGGTTACCAACTGGAATCTCCCTATGCACACATGGCTTCGGTTCT ATGTCTTTAAAACAGTAAAACCAGCAGGTAACTTTGCAGCAGTACTGTTCACCTATGCAGCCAGCTCACTTCTTCAC gGGTTGAATTTTCAGCTGGCTGCAGTACTGCTCTCATTGGGGTTTTATACATACGTAGAATTTG tcttTAGAAGTAAATTATCTCGGATATTTGATGCATGTGTTCAAGCCAGGAGATGTAAACCAGACTGTGGCCATAGCTTTAAACGG CTACACCCTTTTGTGATAATCACAAACTTGGCATTTGGAGGTGTGGCTGTTTTTCACCTGGCCTACCTTGGTCTCATGTTTGACAGTAGCCCAGAGGAAGAGACA GGTTATACTATGTGGCATACAGTGGGAAAATGGGCCAACCTAGATTATGCTAGTCACTGGTTTGCCCTTGGTACCTTTGTTTTCCACATTCTAATATGA